Proteins encoded within one genomic window of Candidatus Nezhaarchaeota archaeon:
- a CDS encoding nucleotidyltransferase family protein → MSEVKAVILAGGLGTRLRPLTYTIPKPMLPLGDKPLLERIIIDLRDQGFKDIVISCSYLARMIETYFGDGSWLGVKISYVKTDRPLGTAGQLKPVKNLVNGTFMAMYGDVYAKIDYRNLLEYHRRTGAIATMVLRKIKQAIRFGVIEVDDHGRVRGWQEKPELEFRVNVGVYVFEPKIFNYILDGVDSMDRVFREMIERGEKVYGYEFTGEVYDIGDMISYEEAVERFTEKLGRI, encoded by the coding sequence GTGAGCGAAGTTAAAGCTGTTATTTTAGCTGGTGGTCTGGGTACTAGACTGCGACCTCTAACTTACACGATTCCAAAGCCCATGCTACCCCTAGGTGACAAGCCCCTACTTGAGCGAATAATCATTGACTTGAGGGATCAAGGGTTCAAGGATATTGTAATATCTTGTAGTTACTTAGCGAGGATGATAGAGACGTATTTTGGCGACGGTTCCTGGCTTGGTGTTAAAATAAGTTACGTTAAGACAGACAGGCCTCTAGGTACAGCTGGTCAGTTGAAACCAGTTAAGAATCTTGTAAATGGAACGTTCATGGCCATGTACGGTGACGTTTACGCCAAGATCGATTACAGGAACCTGTTAGAATACCACAGACGAACCGGCGCAATTGCCACCATGGTTTTAAGGAAGATTAAACAAGCGATAAGGTTTGGTGTTATAGAGGTTGACGATCATGGAAGAGTACGTGGATGGCAGGAGAAGCCTGAATTAGAGTTTAGAGTGAACGTTGGAGTTTACGTCTTTGAGCCAAAGATCTTCAATTACATATTAGACGGCGTTGACAGCATGGATAGGGTTTTTAGAGAGATGATCGAGAGGGGCGAGAAAGTTTATGGTTACGAGTTTACGGGTGAAGTTTACGATATCGGGGACATGATTAGTTACGAAGAAGCTGTTGAAAGGTTTACAGAAAAACTTGGCAGGATATAG